GTAAAACACAAGTTCAGGATTTGCTAAATGCAGCGAAAGTCTCTGTTTTTTTTATCGACGACTTTCAAGCCGTACGTAAAGGTGAGATAGGATCTTCTGGTTTCATTAGAGCGCAGGCTGAACTTGCAGGTTGTAAAGTTTATGAATATGATCTGGAGGGACAATTCCGAAATGGAGGATCTGAAAGATACAGTGAGTGGATTGATCATACGTTGCATATCAGGAAAACAGCGACCTCGGAATGGATAAATGAACCTGACTATGAATTCCACATTATGGATTCCGCAGAAGCGTTGGAAGAAGCTATAAGGGCAAAGGTTGAGCTTGGGTACACTGCGAGAGTAATGGCAGGATTTTGCTGGCCATGGACTAAAAAGCTGGATGACAATGGTGATTTGATTAAAGATGTAGAGATTGGCGATTATAAGCGGCCATGGAATGCGCAAGAAGGATTAACTGGAATGCGAAAGGGAATCCCCAAATCGCAATTTTGGGCTTATGAAGACGGAGGAATTAATCAGGTTGGTTGTGTTTATACTGCGCAGGGCTTTGAATTTGATTATGCGGGAATAATCTTCGGAAAAGATCTGAGATATAATCCTGATACTGCGGAATGGGAGGGATTCTCTGAATGTAGTTACGACAGTCAGGTTAAGAGCAGCGTAGATTTCCTTCAGCTCGTAAAGAACACTTATAGAGTGCTTTTGGGAAGAGGAATGAGAGCGTGTTATGTTCATTTTATGGATAAGGATACGGAAAGGTATTTTAGAAGTAGGATAAGAAAAAAATAGAGAAATCAGGCTCTGTTTTCTATAACCAGTACTTATTCTAAATTTTTTGAATTATGTTTTGCAGCTTACAGCAACTCTGTCGTGATAAAAACTATTTATGCAACAGGAAGTGTCATAGGTACGATAGAGGAATAGCATAATTGAGAGTCGGTATCATTCCATGGTAAACCAACTCTTAATTTAGTTAAGTGACCTTAAGGCCCAACTACATAAGCGATTTTACAAGTATAGCCCATAAGACCAAGCCCGTTATTAACAGTATCTCTAAATGATACCTTGCTGAAAAAGGGTATATCTTTTTTTTGCGTCTTTCCAATAACTAAAGCAAATACAATTTCATATTGATGGGGATTGTAAGGTTCAGGAAGTACATCTGCTTTACAACCATAATCGACCAGATGTTTGAGAAATTCTTTGCGTATTGCTTCATCTTGTGTAAGGATTTGGCCGCTGAATGCACCCTGTCTAAATAGATGACTGATGCTGGAAGAGCTCTTTCCCATTTTAACATGAAAGAAAGTATGGGTGTCGATGTCGTAAACGTCACATACTTCATTGCCATCTTTTCCAACTGATTTAGATTTAGCCGTAGTATGTCCTAAATCGAAAAGAAATCTGCTTTTTCTGCTCATGCTGAGTGCTGAATTGTAATCACTCTCCTTGATCTTCGTTTTAGTTGGTGTTGGCATATCGTGTGGATCCAGTATCCTTTCAGAATAGAACTGATTAACCAGGCTGAAGAAGTCAGGCGCAACGGCATACCAGCTGCCCTCCGAAAGAATATACTTATTTCCCTTATACTCTGTTTCCCATGAAAGGCAGCGTTGAATTGGCCAGTTCCGGTTTGTACCATTATCTTTGACCAGGTTCACTTTGTAGCTATCGATATTTTCTGGTGTGATTTCTTTTCTGGCATCTCCGATTGAGTTCTTCCAGTCCAACATATCAGGCATTTCAAAAGAATCTTTTTTATTTAATCTGCTACGATCCCCGGTAGAGAATACAAAACCATTGCAATCAAAAATTAATTCGTAGTATTCAGGTGGCGTAAAAAGCATGTTTTCGAACTTGGCCATCTTTAAGTTTCTAGCGAGCTGTTTGACAAGTTCATTAACAAGGGATTTGTCACGGATCATAGCTATATTATCGATCCATGGATAGTCTTGTTTGTAATTATCAGATAAGTAGTGTTTTAAAGTCTCTGTGCATAAGCTTTTTAGCTTCAAAAGGCCCACAATGCCTTTAACCAGTCGTAAGCTATCTTTACCATCCATAGACTCGCCCAATGGATGATCTTTTGGCAATTTACCCGTAATTCCTCTTAGTATATCCTTTTGCTTGTTAATTCCGAATTCTTCAGGTGTAGAACCAGTTGAAGCTTGCTTTTTTGTTTTTTGAGAGTTGATTTCCGGCGTAGTTGTATCCACCTGTCTGATTTCTGACTTCGGAATGCAATTTAGTGCAGTCTTCAGCCCAAAGTTGTAATCAGTCTTAGTCAAATCCATCAAATGAATGCCGGATCCGAGTGGTATGGCTAAAAGTCGATCATCAACTTTAACAATGAGAACAGCTTGTGAAGAGGAATTTTTGAAAGGAGTGGTACTCATTTTAAATGCCTCATTTAAATAGTTCGCCCAATCAGGAGTGTTATTTCTGCTTACTGTATAATAAACAGATACCCCATCCTGTTCTTTTGAGAAAAGTCTTCTATCCTTCTTGAAAATCTGTTTTGGATCTTTAATATGGTCCTTGATTAGATAGATTGTTGGTTTGATCGCAGTCATCTTAGATTGTTTTTGTTCAAAAGCCTAAAGGTATTTAACCATTTCTGGCTATTCTTACGGTAAACCGTAACCATTTAGATGGAGGTGATGTAGTGGCTTACGGTTTACCGTAAGGTTCAGAAATTAGCTAACCATATTTTTGATAAAAGAAATCCAGTTTTTATGGCAAGAATTATTCTTCAACATAGCGAGTCTGCTCTAGACACAGCTAAGAAACAAACGTTATCCATGGGGTTTGTAAGTGACAAAGATTTACTGAAAAAACGTTCAGGAAAATATTTCGATGTTATCGCAGGACTAGATGCCAAATCCTTAACCAATACTCAGGGTATGGAGAAGCTTATGAGTGCAATTCAGGAGGAATTCGGTACGGCGGAATCAGCGAGCCTGCCTTTGGGCATAGTATCCAAATGCTTTTTAGGACATCCTTATGAAGTGCATACTCTTGATTTAAGCGGTAGCCAAATCATCAAACATTATAAGATAAATGAACCGATGGAGGCTGATTTTGAAAAAGCCAGAACATTGGCAAAGCATAATGCTTATTCGATGGTTGAAATTTACAAAGATAAAATCATCTTAATCCGTGAAGACGGAACAGCTACAAAATTGTAACCTAAAATATGCTCTAATAATATGTCACAACAAGTAATCTCTTACGCAGACCTTTCCGTCATTAATAGTGCGTTACGGTCAATCTCAGCAGATATGTCGGGGGTACATTCTGAATTGGGAACGTTAAATTTCAAACAGGATCTGTTAGAGAATGAACTAACAAAGTTAGCTGATTCTTTTGCCGATTTTGTGAATGCCGATATAAAACATAAGTCACTACAGCTTGCTGAAACCCGACAGGGAAATCTGAAGCAAGACTTACAGATAAAGTTTGGATACTATGCCGAATTGCGGAGAATGGCAACCGGCATTTTACAGAGCGTTGATGTAGGTATAGTTGGTGATGACACCTTAAGATTCACTACTGAAGAGGTCATGATCAAAGCACCTGGTTATTGGTTAGCACCGGCATTAGTTGCATTAGCTGCCTGGATTAGAGACGATCGTCGCACTAATGAGAAAGCGCTTACTGAGGCTCTGAAAAGAGACGACTACAAGACAACACTTTTCTTTCTGTTGTTAATGAGGAGACTCCAAAGAAATGACGCGAGCCTGAAATGGCTGGAACGTTATTTTATGCACCAAAATCCACATCATCTTGATAGAGAATTCATTGTTATACTAGAAGCGGTAACTACTGGTGTGTTCCCTCCGGCAGCGAGGCAATTTATGATGACGAATGTAAAAAGCTGGTTGGATCAACTAACACAAGGTGATCTATTTATCAACGAGCAAAAAATTCAATGGATTCGTTTCTTTAAGACACTTGGTCCTCTGTCAGACGGTAAATATCCTTTACTCGGAAAATTTTCAACGAATTGGGAGTTACTCGAAATCTCTTTGCGGGAAGCAAAAGCGCATGAGGTAATAAGCGATCATTTCAAGAGTATTGTTGCTGCCTCTGCCGATTTTTCAAAAAGCACAAAAGTCCAGTTAGATGAAATTTTGTCGCTCTTGGTAACCAATTTTGATGATGAAGAATTGCCACTGCAGGAACAGGTGAGGTTAAATCAACTCATCATTCAAATGGATGGGGATAAAAGTGCTGCACAAGCTGTTATGGCTGCCGAGAAAGATATTTTTAGTGAGAAAGTAGATTTCCTGCAGTTGCTTACAAACGCCTCTTTTAACCCAGAACTTTCTGGGGTAACGAAGGTAACTCAATCTCTTGCTGTTTCTATCAGTCAACCATGGATTACAGAAGCATATAATACCTATACAGCACAAAGTAGAAATAGCATACCACAGAATATTGAACTTAATATCGATAGTTTTAAGGCCAGTACCATCAATGGAAGTGACGAAACGGAGCTAATTGAAAAGCAAAATACATACTATCAAAACGTTCTGAAAATCGACCTTGGCAAACTTTCATTTCCGTATGAAGGCGTAATTATTGGTGCCTTAATTTGCATGGGTAGTATCTGGGCATTTACATTAAGTGTTGTTGCAGGATTAATCGGACTTGGAATTGGAGGCGTCCTGATCTGGAATGGGATCAACAAACATGCTAAGGCGAAGAGGAAAATTATCGAAGACCTGGAAGAGCGGAAGCGTAAAGCAAACGAAGTCTTGAGAGGCTGCATTGCAGAAGCTGTAGATTATAGAATTGAACATACCACGGAAGATGTCAAGGCAGAGCTGGCTTTACAACTTCTCACCTCAATTATACCCGAAGATTTTTCTAGTGTATCAAGAGAGACCGCGCGAAACATTATTTAACCTTTAATCATACAAAAATGATGAATATCATATTAGACGAAAGTTCAACCCAACCCGAAAAGAACAATAGCCAGGAGAATAAAGAGACGGTAATGAGACCTAATTTATTTACAGGTAGTACAGAGGCTAAAGTTGGTGAAGCTAAATTTCCAGAATGGGACATTATCCCGTCCAGTCAATTCGTTAATCCTAGAATTAAACCACAGTAATGTCATCAGTAACAACTTATGCAGAGTGGACTATTTTGCTTACACAATTCGGAGCGGGGAATGATATCTGTTTAGAAAAGTTGAGGGGAGGGACGTTCGTTATAGATGCCGGAACTGCTTCCCGATTCTACTTAAAAGTTGAAGAGGTCTATAACAAAAGAAAGCAGCGTTGGCTTGATAAATTCCAGCATTCATTTCGATCGCAAAGTTTTAGGACAATAGATGATTTCGAAATTCTTTTAAGAAACGGAAAACAGAATCTGCATCCGTTATCAGCGTTTATTGCCTTGAATGGTCTGCCTGAGGATTTAAAAAAAACGCTAAAGAAGGATCTTGAAGAATTTGTCTCGGAAATTAAGAAATCTTTAAAGGACAATGTTTCAAGGTCGTCGAATGAAAGAGAAAAGATGCTGATTCTATTGAGTTCTTTCGGAATAAATAATATTCCTGACAACACAAGAGTAACTGATGCTGAGATAAACGAAACCATACCTGCTACAGGCAGAAAAATACTATTCTAAAATGGCAAACAAAATAGAATTCAAAACTTCGCTTTTACGGATGTTCCGGGCGCGAATACCTTTTATATCAATAAGAAGCATCGAAAGAGCCCGAGTCTTGGAGATTGTCCAGCAATTGGCTGAAGAAATCAATATCCCAATTTATGTGCACAGTCTGTCGCATGGAACAATAGACATTAAAACCAGGAAAAGTGTAAACGATGATAGATCTGTTGCAGGTGGCCTGGATTATGCTGTTCAGCATATTTCACAGAGACATAACCTAACTTTTGTTTTTAATGAAGTCAGTGATATTGAAGATGATAATCTGGTTTCAAGGCATATTTACGATTGCGTTGTTCAGGCAATAGAACGGGGAGGGAGTATATGCTTAATTACCACAAAAAGCATTTGGCCTCAACTGCAAAGAATGGGAATGACCATTGCACTTGATGCGCCGAATGAGGAAGAAATGTTGGAAGTTGTCAAAGATTGTGTTATGCCTTATAAAGGATCGATTCCATTAGAGTGGGACGAAACTGATTATAAAATGGCTGCCACTGTCCTGGCAAATATGACTAAAATTGAGGCTGAAAATGTTTTGGCGACCCAGATGGCCAAAGGATCGCTAACCAAGGATGATATCCGAGAACTAAGTAATGCCAAGGACAGGTTATTTAGCGATATTTCTGGACTGGAGAAAGTAAAGATCGATCCTTCTACGCTCTCTGTTGCCGGTTTAATGGGACTTCAAAATTGGCTTGATCATCAAAAACAACTTTTAACTGCTGACCTTAAGGCAAGGAAGATGAGGCCTCCAAGGGGTGTTCTGTTGGTTGGCGTTCCGGGTTGTGGTAAATCGTTATCTGCGAAATTTGTTGCAGCCAACTGGAATTTACCTTTATATCGTCTTGATCTGGCGGCTATCCATGGTCAATATCTAGGTCAATCTGAAAATAGACTGAAAGAGGCATTGGCGTCGGCTGATCATGCAGCTCCCTGTATTTTGTGGATTGACGAAATAGAGAAAGGCCTTGCAGGAGCAATTTCTTCAAACGATGGAGGAACATCTAACAGAATGGTGGGACAGTTTCTTTTTTGGCTCCAGGAAAGTGAGGCGAAAGTGTTTGTCGTCTCAACAGCAAATGATGTAAGTAAGCTTCCTCCAGAACTTTTACGTAGAGGACGTTTTGATGAATTATTTTTTATTGATCTGCCTGCTGAAGAAGAACGAAAGGATATTATCAACCTTTATATCAGACGTAACTTATTAACTCAACCCTCTGAAATTATATTAGCCAGGCTTGTTGAAATTTCGGAAGGCTTTGCGGGGTCTGACCTTGAAGGTGCCGTTAGAGATGTCGCAATTCAGGCGATAATACATGGGGATGCCGTTGTTGACGACGAGTTGTTCGAAAAATGTTTTAGAAATGTAGTTCCATTGAGTAAAACCGCTCCCGAAAAAATTGATGCTATAAGAACCTGGGGAAGAGAAAGGGCTGTGCCCGCGTCAGGCGTTTCCTGGAACGTTACTTCACATGACAGTGTAACTGGTACAAGGTCTATTATCATTTAATCGGTTTTTATGGTTTCCCGTAAATAAATCATTCGCAGTCTGTCTATTTTTGAATTGCTTAATACCGAAAATTTCATGAAACCTTACCGTAGATACATCAACGCAAAAGATCGACCTAAAAGAAAGGACGAAGAACCTATACCTGATAAGCATGGTTCCTACGGAGCATTATTGTTTGATAGAAGGTGGAAAGATAAACGAAGTTCGATCTTAATCAGGGATAATAATAAATGCGTGATCTGTGGATTTGCTGAGGGCTTACAAGTACATCACAGACAATACCTTTACGTGACAGCCTTGAAAAAATTCAAGTCTCCATGGGACTATTCTGACAAAACGTTAATAACGCTGTGTAATTCATGCCATCAACGTGGTCATTCTAAATTCAAAGTACCAATAATCTATATTTAATATGTTTGATTTTTTAAGAAAAAGAGGTTCTGAAGAAATGCCTTCGAATCCACTGAAAATCGCTGAATCGGTCGAAGGATTGAGATCAATTGATATTCCTGAAAATGTATTTATTGAGAACGAAAAGGATTTCTCTGTAAAAAATGAGGAAACTTTAGTGAAGAGGGCGGAAAATAATATCGAATTGTTATTTGATTTTCTGGATAGAAATCATGAAACAAAAGGATACGACGACGCTTTAATGAATCCTGATGTAAAACACATGGAACAGAATGTTGATGCGCTAAAAAATGAGTTGGAACGAACGATAAGAAGAGTGAAAACGTTTTATGAGGATTTCAACAAGGAAATAGATTTTCATATTGAAAGCAGAGGAAGAAGTGGAATGGTGGATGTAGTTGATGAGCTCAAAATGAAAAAGAGTATCGCTGAAAGCCATGTCCAAAAAGTTTTAGAGATAGAAACCGAGCATAAGAACAGCACGGGGGATAGCCAGGGAATGACTCTTAGCTATATCCGTGGCTTTATGAATGGACTGTCTGCAATTACACACCACAGTATATTAAGAAGATTTTAGATGAGAAAATTTCAAAATTGGTGGATTAAGTTCAGTTGCTTTTTAACTGGGTATAATTTTTATATCCTTAGTAATTGCAGTGAAGTCTCGACCCGGAAAGTGAAAAAATATACAGCAGCGCTACTCATTGTATCAACTGTATGGGCTTTTGTTGGTTATTGCTTTTGTGATAGATATATGAAACTTGGTCCAACCGGAAGTATATTCGGTGCAATTATAGCAGTGCTGATAATTATTCAGATTGAGCGTCAGATATTATTGGCAGATAAAACTAACAGATGGTTAAAGGTTACTCGTATTGGATTGGCGATTCTAATGGCCGTAATTGGCTCGCTTATCGTTGATCAGATTATCTTTAAGGATGATATTGATAAAGCTAAAATAAAAAGCAATCAGGAGCAGGTTGAAGCCTTGTTACCTGCTAGAACGAAGCAAATAACGGAGCAGATAACACAATTAAATGCGTCGATAGCCACCAAGGAACTGGAACGAAAGGAACTCTTGGACGACATCAGTAGAAATCCTAATCAACAGATTGTAGAAACTTCTTCGAGCCAGGTTCCAGTGACCAAAATAACAACCGACAGCTCAAAAACAACAACTACAAGTACTGCACTCAAAACAACAATTTCAAGAAATATAAAAGTAGTGCCTAACCCCAAGATTAATCAGCTCCAACCAATCGACGACCAATTAAAAGTACTGGCTGATCAGAAAATGATAAAAGAAACTATGCAGCTGGGGCTAAAAACGCTGTTGGAAAAAGAGGTAGATAGTAAAGTTGGGTTCTTAGATGAACTTCAAATTATGTTTAGTATTCTAAACGAGTCTTTCATTGCAGCAATTGTATATGTCATATGGCTCTTATTTCTCTTGCTTCTGGAATTACTTATACTAATTGGGAAATCAAACGAAGATGATTCTGATTATGATAAAACCATTCAGAAACAAATGGCCATACATTTTAGAAAAATAGAGCTGTTGTGAAAATTTGCCGACCAGGCAAAAAAGTAGAAGAGATGAAGAAAACTAAATAGTAAGCCTCAATTAGAGGCTTGTTTCTTTTTTAGGCGTTGGCACTTTCATTGTTCAT
This region of Pedobacter steynii genomic DNA includes:
- a CDS encoding DUF4407 domain-containing protein, which translates into the protein MRKFQNWWIKFSCFLTGYNFYILSNCSEVSTRKVKKYTAALLIVSTVWAFVGYCFCDRYMKLGPTGSIFGAIIAVLIIIQIERQILLADKTNRWLKVTRIGLAILMAVIGSLIVDQIIFKDDIDKAKIKSNQEQVEALLPARTKQITEQITQLNASIATKELERKELLDDISRNPNQQIVETSSSQVPVTKITTDSSKTTTTSTALKTTISRNIKVVPNPKINQLQPIDDQLKVLADQKMIKETMQLGLKTLLEKEVDSKVGFLDELQIMFSILNESFIAAIVYVIWLLFLLLLELLILIGKSNEDDSDYDKTIQKQMAIHFRKIELL
- a CDS encoding ATP-binding protein, whose amino-acid sequence is MANKIEFKTSLLRMFRARIPFISIRSIERARVLEIVQQLAEEINIPIYVHSLSHGTIDIKTRKSVNDDRSVAGGLDYAVQHISQRHNLTFVFNEVSDIEDDNLVSRHIYDCVVQAIERGGSICLITTKSIWPQLQRMGMTIALDAPNEEEMLEVVKDCVMPYKGSIPLEWDETDYKMAATVLANMTKIEAENVLATQMAKGSLTKDDIRELSNAKDRLFSDISGLEKVKIDPSTLSVAGLMGLQNWLDHQKQLLTADLKARKMRPPRGVLLVGVPGCGKSLSAKFVAANWNLPLYRLDLAAIHGQYLGQSENRLKEALASADHAAPCILWIDEIEKGLAGAISSNDGGTSNRMVGQFLFWLQESEAKVFVVSTANDVSKLPPELLRRGRFDELFFIDLPAEEERKDIINLYIRRNLLTQPSEIILARLVEISEGFAGSDLEGAVRDVAIQAIIHGDAVVDDELFEKCFRNVVPLSKTAPEKIDAIRTWGRERAVPASGVSWNVTSHDSVTGTRSIII
- a CDS encoding DUF6119 family protein, whose protein sequence is MTAIKPTIYLIKDHIKDPKQIFKKDRRLFSKEQDGVSVYYTVSRNNTPDWANYLNEAFKMSTTPFKNSSSQAVLIVKVDDRLLAIPLGSGIHLMDLTKTDYNFGLKTALNCIPKSEIRQVDTTTPEINSQKTKKQASTGSTPEEFGINKQKDILRGITGKLPKDHPLGESMDGKDSLRLVKGIVGLLKLKSLCTETLKHYLSDNYKQDYPWIDNIAMIRDKSLVNELVKQLARNLKMAKFENMLFTPPEYYELIFDCNGFVFSTGDRSRLNKKDSFEMPDMLDWKNSIGDARKEITPENIDSYKVNLVKDNGTNRNWPIQRCLSWETEYKGNKYILSEGSWYAVAPDFFSLVNQFYSERILDPHDMPTPTKTKIKESDYNSALSMSRKSRFLFDLGHTTAKSKSVGKDGNEVCDVYDIDTHTFFHVKMGKSSSSISHLFRQGAFSGQILTQDEAIRKEFLKHLVDYGCKADVLPEPYNPHQYEIVFALVIGKTQKKDIPFFSKVSFRDTVNNGLGLMGYTCKIAYVVGP